The nucleotide window CGCTGCTGGCCGAGGCGCTCGCTGATCGCGGGCGCACCCAGCGGGAAGTCGCTGACCTGCTGGGGATCAGCCAGAGCGCGGTCTCGAAGTACGTCCACGGCGAGATCGATCGGAACGAACGCGTCCAAAGCGACGACCGCGTCGTCGCACTCGTCGAGGAGTTGGCCGACGGCCTCGCGAACGGCGAGATCAGCCAGGTACAGGCGCTCGTCGAACTCGAAGTGCTGATTCGCCAGCTCGAACGCGGCGACCTCATCGCGGAGTTGCACACCGAGGCGATGCCCGCGCTGGCCGACGCCGACGCCGATTTCACCGACGTGCACGACCCGGAGAGTCGCCTCCGCCAGACCGAGCGCGTGCGTGGGTCGGTCCGGCGCGGTCTGAGTCGGCTCGAACACACCGCCGGCTTCGGCGCGGCGGTCCCACAGGTCGGCTCCAACCTCGTCGAGTGTCTCCCGGCGGCGGCCGACCTCGCGGACGTCTGTGGCGTCCCCGGGCGGATCTTCGAGGTCGGCGGGCGGGCCGTCGTCCCCGACGACCCCGAGTTCGGCGTCTCCGAACACGTCGCCTCGATTTTGCTCGCCGCCCGATCGGCGGGCCATCCCGCGCGCGCGGCACTCAACGTCCGGTACGAGCCAGCCCTGCTCGATCGCCTCGATAGCACGGGCGCAACGGCCGTCGCGTTCGACCCCGAAGCCGATCGGGACGCAGCGATCGCCGCGGCCCTGGCCGACGACCCCGACGCCGACGTGCTCTATCAGACCGGCGCGTTCGGTATCGAGCCGATTCTGTACGTGCTGGGCGCGGACGCCTCGGCGGTCGCTGACCGCGTCGCGTCGTTCGTCTGAGCGACGGACCGGCGACTCAGGACTGAAAAACGGGGATCGAAATGGCCCGACCAGTCACGACGGGCAGTTAGCGCACGATGCGTCGTTTTCGCCGGACAGTGACCGCCAGTCAGTACACGACGACCGCACAGCGGTCCTGACCGGGACGGTCGATCGACATGGAGACCGACATCTCTTCACTTTCCTCGTTGGGGCTTCGTTTGATGGAGGGCATCGACAGAATCTACAACGTCCGGCAATATATTACTTTGGTATCGAGTAAAGTTTCGGCCAGAGTCGGAGCGTGGCTGTCGATCACGAACTGTCTCGAAAGAAATCCGCGGACGGGGGTGCCGCGGACGGGGGTGCCGCGGACGGGGAAACCTGTGGACTCTGGGGAGGGCCGACGCGCCAGCGGGTCGGTCTCAGGGTTCGACGACGGCACAGGAGTCGCGCCCGGGCCGGTCGACGGAGTGGTCGACGCTGCGATTCTCGAAGCGATCCGATCGGGGGGTGGTCAGTCCGAACATGGGTACTTCCACGTATGGACCGGTGGTATATATTTTTTCGGGTTCGAGTAAATCCATCGCCAGTCGGTATCATCCGGCCGAAGTCTTTCGATTTCCCGGATGAAGGTGGCAGAGTGATCGGTCGACCGGTTGCCCGAGGCTGGCCGACTGCTGGCAGAAATCATCGGCAATAGTTGTGACCACATCTATTACCCACCAGAAAGTAGACCACCCCATGTTTCGCAACATTCTCGTCGCGACCGACGGCAGCGACCACGCCAAAAACGCCGTCGATTATGCGTGTCATCTCGCGGAACGGTACGAATCGACCGTCCACGCGGTGTTCGTCGTCGACACGAACGTGACGGGCGAACCGGCGCTGAGCAGTGGCGAAGTGCTGGTGAGCGAACTCGAAGATTACGGTCGTGACGTGCTCGACGAGGTGCTCGAAACGGCCGAATACAGAGCGATCGACTGCGAAATCGCACGACGACACGGGACGCCCCACGAGGCCATCGTCGCTGAAGCCGACGACGTCGACGCCGACATCATCGTGCTCGGCTATCAGGGCACGTCGGCGGCGAGCGCCGTCGGGTCGACGGCGAGTCGCGTCATGCGCGCGACCGACCGACCGGTGTTGACCGTTTGATCGGCTCCGGCCGTCCGATCGGGAATCGAGTGCCGACCACCGCGAACCGTAGGGGGTTTATGGGCCGCTATCCAACCCGCGGGCAGGACGATCATCTATGGAGATGCCACGCCGGTTTAATACGTACTGCCCTCACTGCAACGAACATCACGAGCACGAGGTCGAGAAGGTCCGAACGGGCCAGGCCTCCGGAATGACGAAAGTCGACGGTCGACAGAGCGAACGCCAGTCGGGCATCGGGAACGACGGCAAGTTCTCGAAGGTCCCCGGTGGGGACAAACCCACCAAGAAGACCAACCTCAAGTACCGCTGTAGCGATTGCGGCAAAGCCCACCTCCGCGAAGGATGGCGCGCCGGCCGACTCAAATTCCAGGACTGACCATGCCCGGCAATTTCATTCAGATCACGTGCCCGGACTGTGAGAACGAACAGGTCGTCTTCGAGAAGGCCGCCAGCGAAGTCTCGTGTGCGGTGTGTGGACACACGCTCGCTCGCCC belongs to Halococcoides cellulosivorans and includes:
- a CDS encoding thiamine-phosphate synthase family protein translates to MKFVEEVVVESVLPTVRSLLAEALADRGRTQREVADLLGISQSAVSKYVHGEIDRNERVQSDDRVVALVEELADGLANGEISQVQALVELEVLIRQLERGDLIAELHTEAMPALADADADFTDVHDPESRLRQTERVRGSVRRGLSRLEHTAGFGAAVPQVGSNLVECLPAAADLADVCGVPGRIFEVGGRAVVPDDPEFGVSEHVASILLAARSAGHPARAALNVRYEPALLDRLDSTGATAVAFDPEADRDAAIAAALADDPDADVLYQTGAFGIEPILYVLGADASAVADRVASFV
- a CDS encoding universal stress protein, giving the protein MFRNILVATDGSDHAKNAVDYACHLAERYESTVHAVFVVDTNVTGEPALSSGEVLVSELEDYGRDVLDEVLETAEYRAIDCEIARRHGTPHEAIVAEADDVDADIIVLGYQGTSAASAVGSTASRVMRATDRPVLTV
- a CDS encoding 50S ribosomal protein L44e, with translation MEMPRRFNTYCPHCNEHHEHEVEKVRTGQASGMTKVDGRQSERQSGIGNDGKFSKVPGGDKPTKKTNLKYRCSDCGKAHLREGWRAGRLKFQD
- a CDS encoding 30S ribosomal protein S27e, which produces MPGNFIQITCPDCENEQVVFEKAASEVSCAVCGHTLARPTGGLAAVEGEVTEVVESR